From the genome of Candidatus Zymogenus saltonus:
CTGCCGCAGGTCATCAGGATCAGGACGGGGGAGAGGGGAAGGTCGGCAATAGGTTAAAAGGAGTTAAAATAGTGAAAATCTTATCGAAGATCGACAGTTTACAAATTTTGACTTTTGACAAAAACAGTAAGGAGGCTTATAATGGATGTGCTGAGTCTAAAACCGGAAACGATCGGTATATTGATAGCGATTGCCATAATTGCAATCGCCGTGATCATTGCGTTTATCAAGGCTAACCTTCATGTGTGTCCCCCGAACGAGCTTCTCATTTTCTCGGGCAAAAAGAGGAAGTTGAAGGACGGCACGATAGTGGGGTACAGGGCAATCAAGGGCGGAAGAGGACTCAAGATCCCGATTATCGAGTCGGTATCGAGGATGCCTCTCAATACCTTTACGGTGGATATGGAGCTGATCGGGGCGCTGACAAACGGGATCATCCCGATAAACATCGAGGCGATGGCAAACGTGAAGGTGGCCGGAAGCGAGTCGGAGGGAATCAACAACGCCCTGGAGCGTTTCCTCGGCAGGAACATGGGGGAGATATCTCAGGTCGCCAGGGAGACGATAGAGGGCTCCCTTCGGGGTGTCCTTGCCACACTGTCCCCCGAGGAGGCAAACCAGAAGAGGCTGGAGTTCGCCGAAAAGGTGTCCGACGAGGCAAGCGCTGACTTCAGGAAATTGGGGTTGGTCCTCGACACCTTCAAGATAAAGAACATATCCGACCCCGAGGGGTACATGGATAATATAGGGCGCAAGAAGAATGCGGAGGTCAAGAGGGACGCCATCATAGCGGAGGCGAAAACCGAGGCCGAATCGAGAATCGCCACGGCGGAGTCAAAGAGGAAGGGGAGCATAGCCGAATACGAGGCGGAGCTTGCTGTAATCGAGGCTGAAAACAGCTACAAGATAAAGAAGGCCAAGCTGGCCGAAGAGGTCAACAGGGCGGAGTCCAGGGCCAGCGTCGCGGGAGACATAGCGAGGGTGACCGAGGAGGAGAAGCTCGAAGACGCCAGGATAAAGATGAACAAGAAGAAATACGAGGCGGAAACCGTGGTCCCGGCCCAGGCGGACAAAGAGGCGAAGATCCTCTACGCCAAGGGAAAGGCGGCGCGGATCGTCGAGGACGGCAAGGCGATGGCGGAGTCTGTCAAACTCCTCAGGGAGGAATGGGAGAAGGACGAGACGAGAGAGCTGTTCCTCATCCAGCAGCTTCCCATGATCCTGGACAAGATAACGAGCGTCGTCAAGGATAACCTGAGGGTGGACAAGCTCACGATCTTGGACAACGGCGACGGAAACGGCTTACCGACGCTTGTCAAGGGGCTCACGGGTTCGACTGCAGCCTTTTTCGAGGGGATAAAGAGCGCCACCGGACTCGACATCCCGGAGATCCTTCAACCCAAGAAGGGGAGTAAGAGCGCCGGTTAAAAACTACAACGATACAGTGCAAACTTGTCGAAAGGTTCGGCATAAAGACAAAGAAGAACCTAAATAACTGGGATTCAAGGATTTAATCCTAAAATCCCAGTTATTACAATATTCTACACTCAAAACAGGATAAGGAAAAAACTATGATTGTAAACACAAAGAGAGACGTGCTAAAAATCGTCAAGGAGAGGAACGTCAGCTTCATCCAGTTCTGGTTTACGGACATACTCGGATTTCTGAAGAGCTTTGCCGTCACCCCGTCCGAGCTGGAGGAGGGATTGTCCGAGGGAATGGGCTTTGACGGCTCTTCTATCGAGGGCTTTGCGAGGATCGAAGAGAGCGACATGATCGCAAAGCCGGATCCATCGACCTTTCAGTTCCTTCCCTGGAGGGACGAGGAAAGGCCGGTGGCAAGGATGTTCTGCGACATACTCGAGCCCACGGGCGAGCCTTACGCGGGCGATCCGAGACATGCATTCAAGAAGCTCCTCCAGAGGGCGAAGGACGAGGGCTATATATATTATATAGGCCCAGAGCCTGAGTTCTTCTATTTTGCCAGCAAGGACGAGCCGAAGACCCTGGATTCGGGCGGGTATTTCGACGCGACCCCCCTGGATCTGGCTTCGATGCTCAGGAGGGAGACGATCTTCGCGCTCCAGAAGTTCGGGATCGACATAGAGTACAGCCACCACGAGGTCGCGCCGAGCCAGCACGAGATCGATCTCAGGTTCGACGAGGGCCTCAGGATGGCCGACAAGTTCATGACCCTAAGAACCACCGTCAAGGAGATCGCGAGACTCAACGGGTACCACGCAACGTTCATGCCCAAGCCGATCTTCGGGGAGAACGGGAGCGGGATGCACGTCCACCAGTCCCTCTTCAGGGATGACAGAAACGCCTTTTTCGACGCCAACGATCCGATGAGCCTTTCGGCCGAGGGGAAGAGCTACATAGCGGGAATCCTGAAGCACGCCAGGGAGATAACGGCCGTGTGCAACCAGTGGGTGAACTCCTACAAGCGCCTCGTCCCCGGCTACGAGGCCCCGGTCTACGTCAGCTGGGCGAGGCGAAACAGGTCGACGATGGTGAGGGTGCCCCAGTACAAGCCCGGAAAGGAGAAGGCCACGAGGATGGAGTTTCGCTCGCCGGACCCCGCCGCCAACCCGTACCTGGCCTTTGCGGTGATGCTGGCCGCGGGTCTCAAGGGCATCAAGGAGGGCTACACCCTTCCGGCTCCGATCGAGGAAGACCTGTATGAATTCAGCCCGGAGAAGAGGAGGGAGAGGGGTATCACCGAGCTTCCGGGAAACCTCTTCGAGGCGGTGGGCGAGCTCGAAAAGAGCGAGCTTGTAAGGGACGCCCTTGGCGATCACATATTTTACAAGTTTATCGAGAACAAGAAAATAGAGTGGGACAGGTACAGAATACACGTCAGCAAATACGAGATAGACAACTACCTCCCCATCATTTAATCTTTTACCAACCGTTTTTTGGAAGGGAAAATGGGCATTTTGAGAATCGCCCAGGCACAGATAAACACAACCGTTGGCGACCTTGGCGGCAACTCCGCCAAGGTCGCCTCTTACATTAAA
Proteins encoded in this window:
- a CDS encoding flotillin family protein; the protein is MDVLSLKPETIGILIAIAIIAIAVIIAFIKANLHVCPPNELLIFSGKKRKLKDGTIVGYRAIKGGRGLKIPIIESVSRMPLNTFTVDMELIGALTNGIIPINIEAMANVKVAGSESEGINNALERFLGRNMGEISQVARETIEGSLRGVLATLSPEEANQKRLEFAEKVSDEASADFRKLGLVLDTFKIKNISDPEGYMDNIGRKKNAEVKRDAIIAEAKTEAESRIATAESKRKGSIAEYEAELAVIEAENSYKIKKAKLAEEVNRAESRASVAGDIARVTEEEKLEDARIKMNKKKYEAETVVPAQADKEAKILYAKGKAARIVEDGKAMAESVKLLREEWEKDETRELFLIQQLPMILDKITSVVKDNLRVDKLTILDNGDGNGLPTLVKGLTGSTAAFFEGIKSATGLDIPEILQPKKGSKSAG
- a CDS encoding glutamine synthetase; its protein translation is MIVNTKRDVLKIVKERNVSFIQFWFTDILGFLKSFAVTPSELEEGLSEGMGFDGSSIEGFARIEESDMIAKPDPSTFQFLPWRDEERPVARMFCDILEPTGEPYAGDPRHAFKKLLQRAKDEGYIYYIGPEPEFFYFASKDEPKTLDSGGYFDATPLDLASMLRRETIFALQKFGIDIEYSHHEVAPSQHEIDLRFDEGLRMADKFMTLRTTVKEIARLNGYHATFMPKPIFGENGSGMHVHQSLFRDDRNAFFDANDPMSLSAEGKSYIAGILKHAREITAVCNQWVNSYKRLVPGYEAPVYVSWARRNRSTMVRVPQYKPGKEKATRMEFRSPDPAANPYLAFAVMLAAGLKGIKEGYTLPAPIEEDLYEFSPEKRRERGITELPGNLFEAVGELEKSELVRDALGDHIFYKFIENKKIEWDRYRIHVSKYEIDNYLPII